Proteins encoded in a region of the Capra hircus breed San Clemente unplaced genomic scaffold, ASM170441v1, whole genome shotgun sequence genome:
- the LOC108635283 gene encoding uncharacterized protein LOC108635283, whose amino-acid sequence MSRVPSGPLLLPCTRTLPNGPRNSLPQRSVLATTHLHGDGDGSVRPRQSPSSRVPGPCALAFTPGTVRSVGLCRTCPEPCGIVPDQGFGGKHPVPLPPRQVDPSPLDHQAGKSLHSLLKASTLKQSTSSSKHHWTITTERKETMTLQEAARVPVCEKRRSTLHDAIPFPGLIVQKLSHPKRGTAGYPSRVWDGGFPGGSVGNRPVPTQETRVSSPARDDPTCYRATKPIGLADGIRALDPGHCER is encoded by the exons ATGTCC AGAGTCCCCTcaggtcccctgctcctcccatgcACGCGCACGCTCCCCAACGGTCCTAGGAACAGCCTGCCCCAGAGGAGCGTGCTGGCCACAACCCACCTCCACGGAGACGGAGACGGCAGTGTCCGTCCGCGTCAGTCACCCTCGTCCAGAGTCCCCGGGCCGTGTGCCCTCGCCTTCACGCCTGGCACCGTCCGTTCTGTAGGTTTGTGTCGAACCTGCCCGGAGCCCTGTGGCATCGTCCCGGATCAGGGGTTCGGTGGAAAACACCCTGTCCCCCTGCCTCCtcggcaggtggatccttcaccactggaccaccaggcagggaagtcccttcacagcCTTCTAAAAGCATCTACCCTGAAACAGTCCACGTCGTCCTCCAAACATCACTGGACCATCACGACGGAAAGGAAGGAAACGAT GACACTTCAAGAAGCAGCAAGAGTGCCGGTCTGTGAGAAACGAAGGTCAACCCTTCACGATGCAATCCCTTTTCCGGGCCTGATCGTTCAGAAACTCTCCCATCCCAAGCGGGGGACGGCAGGATATCCATCTCGAGTTTGGGACgggggcttccccggcggctccgTAGGAAACCGTCCCGTGCCcacgcaggaaacacgggtttcaTCCCCGGCCCGGgacgatcccacgtgctacagagcCACGAAGCCCATAGGCCTCGCCGACGGAAtccgtgctctagatcctggccaCTGCGAGCGCTGA